TCACCGGCGAGGACTTCTCCGGAGCCGACTTCGACGCCACCGGCCGCGCCTGGGTGGTCAACAACGGCACCGGCGAGCTCTTCGCCCTCGACTACGACGAGGCCACCAAGACCTACACCGAAGCAGGCCACTGGACCCTGCACTACGCCGACGGCACCGGCACCCCGGACTCCGAGGGCGTGGCTGTCACCGACAGCGGCATTTACGTGGCCACCGAGCGCAACAACGACGACAAGGCGGTCTCCCGCCCCTCTGTCCTGCGCTTCGACCTGCCCACCGGCACCGACGGCGAGCTGAATGCCGCCGCGGAGTGGAACCTGACCGAGTTCACCGGGGAGCTTTCCGCCAACGGCGGCGCCGAGGCCATCGAGTACGTCCCCGAGGCTGGCCTGTTCGCGGTGGGCATCGAGTCCACCGGTGAGGTGCTCTTCCTCAACCTCGACGGCGAGAAGGCCGAGCTTGCCCAGCGCTACGCTTCCCCCTTCGCCGCGGTTGCCTCGCTCAACTACACCGCCTCCACCAAGGAGCTGCGCGTGGCCTGCGACGACGCCTGCGACGGCCAGTCCCTCCTCATGACCTACGATGGAACCGAGTTCGTGACCGACGGCACCATCCAGGCGCGCCCGGAGGGCATCGACAACCTAGCCACCGAGGGCTTCGCCTCCTACGAGGGCACCTGCGAGACCCGCTACCTGTGGGCCGACGACGGCGCCACCCTGGGCTCCGGCATCCTCGCCGCTAGCCAGCAGACCTGCGCCGACACCCCGGCTGGATCCTCGACCGGGTTCTTCGCCTCGATCCTCGCCTTTTTCAAGGGCATCGGCAACTCGCTGTCTTCGTTCCTGCCGCAGCTGACCGCCCTGTTCAAGGGCAGCTCGCTCTAGAGGGTAGCCGCCAGCTTCGCCGCGACCTCCGCGCACTCGGGTTTGCCGCAGTGGCGGGTCTCGATGTGCTCGTAGCACTCCGGGCACATGAGCACGAGGTCGCGGCAGTTGTCCTCGTTGATGCAGTGCTCGAACTTGTTGGTGGGCTTGCCGCACTTGCAGTGGCCGAGCTGGATGAACCCGGGGTCCTCGGTACCCGCGCCGAACTCCACGTGCATCCGCTTGTCAAAAACGTACAGCGAGCCCTCCCACAGGCCGTCGTTGCCGAACTTCTCGCCGTAGCGGACGATGCCGCCGTCGATCTGGTAGACCTCCTTGAAACCGCGGTTCTTCATCAGTGCGGAGAGGATCTCGCAGCGGATGCCGCCCGTGCAGTAGGAGACCACCGGCTTGTCCTTCATCCAGTCGTACTTGCCTGACTCGAGCTCGGCGATGAAGTCGTGGGTGGTGCGCACGTCCGGGACCACGGCGTTCTTGAACTTGCCGATCTGCGCCTCCATCGCGTTGCGCCCGTCGAAGAAGACCACCTCGTCGCCGCGCTCCGCGACCAGCTCGTTGACCTGCTCGGGTTTGAGGTGCACGCCGCCGCCCATGACGCCGTTGTTGTCCACCTTCAGCTCCCCCGGCGCGCCGAAGGCCACGATCTCGTCGCGCACCTTCACCGACAGCCGCGGGAAGTCCTCCGCCCCGCCGTCCGACCACTTAAACTCCGTGCCCTTGAAGCCCGGGTACTCGCGGAAGCGCTTGATGTAGGCTTTGCAGGCGTCGATGTCTCCGCCGACCGTGCCGTTGATCCCGTGCTCGGAGATGAGGATGCGGCCCTTGAGCCCCAGCAGCTCGCACAGCTCGCGCTGCCACAGCATGACCGCCTTCGGGTCCGCGATCGGGGTGAACTTGTAATAGAGGAGAATCTTGCCAACAGTCACGCCTTCATCCTAAACCACCGGTCGTAGGATGTAGGCCATGCCCGAAGGTCATGTGATCCACCGTCTCGC
This is a stretch of genomic DNA from Corynebacterium vitaeruminis DSM 20294. It encodes these proteins:
- the trhO gene encoding oxygen-dependent tRNA uridine(34) hydroxylase TrhO, whose amino-acid sequence is MTVGKILLYYKFTPIADPKAVMLWQRELCELLGLKGRILISEHGINGTVGGDIDACKAYIKRFREYPGFKGTEFKWSDGGAEDFPRLSVKVRDEIVAFGAPGELKVDNNGVMGGGVHLKPEQVNELVAERGDEVVFFDGRNAMEAQIGKFKNAVVPDVRTTHDFIAELESGKYDWMKDKPVVSYCTGGIRCEILSALMKNRGFKEVYQIDGGIVRYGEKFGNDGLWEGSLYVFDKRMHVEFGAGTEDPGFIQLGHCKCGKPTNKFEHCINEDNCRDLVLMCPECYEHIETRHCGKPECAEVAAKLAATL
- a CDS encoding lamin tail domain-containing protein; this encodes MRHRLALLTVLAVSTSTAIAAPAALAQSTSPVVINEVESNGDAVGDWVELANTNTSESVDISGWTIIDGDATHTPITIPEGTSIESGGYYVLHTEPSFGLGGADSVTLSDASGTVIDTVSWTAHAATTLGRLPDMTGDFAETPAPTQGLRNDDATADNPVQTVPYSPAGLTISPVDLGADFTGEDFSGADFDATGRAWVVNNGTGELFALDYDEATKTYTEAGHWTLHYADGTGTPDSEGVAVTDSGIYVATERNNDDKAVSRPSVLRFDLPTGTDGELNAAAEWNLTEFTGELSANGGAEAIEYVPEAGLFAVGIESTGEVLFLNLDGEKAELAQRYASPFAAVASLNYTASTKELRVACDDACDGQSLLMTYDGTEFVTDGTIQARPEGIDNLATEGFASYEGTCETRYLWADDGATLGSGILAASQQTCADTPAGSSTGFFASILAFFKGIGNSLSSFLPQLTALFKGSSL